Proteins encoded within one genomic window of Halorussus salilacus:
- a CDS encoding metal-sulfur cluster assembly factor: MSFDTDFDPSLEPDADCEDVSDIDPLEEPSACAYTDYTSGGEAPDEVPATGEGAEGVEADVWDALYGVEDPEMPVSVVDLGLIYGVDVTERVDREAPEEPHGGGDSEARSASDRSSGRRPREETAGVHAEVVMTLTYTGCPARDMLTGEIEDAVASVEGVESVDLRLVWSPEWSIELVTEAGKDDLREFGLSV, encoded by the coding sequence ATGAGTTTCGACACCGACTTCGACCCGAGCCTCGAACCCGACGCCGACTGCGAGGACGTGTCCGACATCGACCCGCTCGAAGAGCCGTCGGCGTGCGCGTACACCGACTACACCTCCGGCGGGGAGGCCCCCGACGAGGTGCCCGCGACCGGCGAGGGCGCGGAGGGCGTCGAGGCCGACGTGTGGGACGCCCTCTACGGGGTCGAGGACCCCGAGATGCCGGTCTCGGTCGTCGACCTCGGCCTCATCTACGGCGTGGACGTGACCGAGCGAGTCGACAGAGAGGCTCCGGAGGAGCCTCACGGAGGCGGTGATAGCGAGGCGCGTAGCGCCTCGGACCGTTCGAGCGGGCGACGCCCGCGAGAAGAAACCGCCGGAGTCCACGCCGAGGTCGTGATGACCCTGACCTACACCGGGTGTCCCGCGCGGGACATGCTGACCGGCGAGATCGAGGACGCGGTCGCCAGCGTCGAGGGCGTCGAGTCGGTCGACCTCCGACTCGTCTGGAGCCCGGAGTGGTCCATCGAACTGGTGACCGAGGCCGGGAAGGACGACCTCCGCGAGTTCGGACTGAGCGTGTGA
- the paaC gene encoding 1,2-phenylacetyl-CoA epoxidase subunit PaaC: MATEQSERADLGAPDDLSVDEREAVEALLYRLADDELVLGERYTEWQVRAPTLESDLALANIAQDEFGHARLWYDLLQDFGHEESDLIFERDPADFRHATLAELPFEDGDWADAVVRSYLYDAAEDLRLEALDGTAYPRIADRVGKIRSEEEYHLEHAQNWLERLAADEASLKRLQDAVDRLFPHALTLFEGDDEIESRIDELGLRTESLDSMREEWFDTAIPFLRSLGLETPEGIREDPGEFLPESRGRDGDHTDDWADLHDEMTHTYRELGRTEAHKIMPDPDEAE, from the coding sequence ATGGCGACCGAACAGTCCGAACGGGCCGACCTCGGAGCGCCGGACGACCTGAGCGTCGACGAGCGCGAAGCGGTCGAAGCCCTCCTCTACCGGCTCGCAGACGACGAACTCGTCCTCGGCGAGCGTTACACCGAGTGGCAGGTCCGGGCCCCGACCCTCGAATCCGACCTCGCGCTGGCGAACATCGCGCAGGACGAGTTCGGCCACGCCCGGCTGTGGTACGACCTCCTGCAGGACTTCGGCCACGAGGAGTCGGACCTCATCTTCGAGCGCGACCCAGCCGACTTCCGCCACGCCACCCTCGCCGAACTCCCCTTCGAGGACGGCGACTGGGCCGACGCCGTCGTCCGGTCGTACCTCTACGACGCCGCCGAGGACCTCCGGCTGGAGGCCCTCGACGGCACCGCCTACCCCAGAATCGCCGACCGCGTGGGCAAGATACGGAGCGAGGAGGAGTACCACCTCGAACACGCCCAGAACTGGCTGGAGCGACTCGCGGCCGACGAGGCGAGCCTGAAGCGCCTGCAGGACGCGGTTGACCGACTCTTCCCCCACGCGCTGACCCTGTTCGAGGGCGACGACGAAATCGAGAGTCGCATCGACGAGCTGGGCCTCCGGACCGAGTCGCTCGACTCGATGCGCGAGGAGTGGTTCGACACCGCGATTCCGTTCCTCCGGTCGCTCGGACTCGAAACTCCGGAGGGCATCCGCGAGGACCCCGGGGAGTTCCTGCCCGAGAGCCGCGGCCGGGACGGCGACCACACCGACGACTGGGCCGACCTCCACGACGAGATGACTCACACCTACCGCGAACTCGGCAGGACCGAGGCCCACAAGATAATGCCCGACCCCGACGAGGCGGAGTAA
- the paaB gene encoding 1,2-phenylacetyl-CoA epoxidase subunit PaaB → MIWEVFRQEEAGKYHTHCGNVHAPDREMAKLFAQIQHGRRKPTNSLWVVPKEEIGEVDTEDAAFGGTTDKSYRWVMGYKDLDAAFAQEVADSESEQEQADRAKRAQEGDD, encoded by the coding sequence ATGATCTGGGAAGTGTTCCGACAGGAGGAAGCAGGCAAGTACCACACCCACTGCGGGAACGTCCACGCGCCCGACCGCGAGATGGCGAAGCTGTTCGCCCAGATTCAACACGGTCGCCGGAAGCCGACCAACAGCCTCTGGGTCGTTCCGAAGGAGGAGATCGGCGAAGTCGATACGGAGGACGCCGCGTTCGGCGGCACCACCGACAAGTCCTACCGCTGGGTTATGGGGTACAAGGACCTCGACGCCGCGTTCGCCCAGGAGGTCGCCGACTCCGAGAGCGAGCAGGAGCAGGCCGACCGAGCGAAGCGCGCACAGGAGGGTGACGACTGA
- the paaA gene encoding 1,2-phenylacetyl-CoA epoxidase subunit PaaA — protein sequence MDIDEVKERAGPREFSPKDDLPEEYREAATRMIQFHANSEIMGAYLERPFIRQAPSLDRKLAFSAKVQDEIGHGQLLYRAAESLGVKTRDEMLDELAEGKGKFLNCFHYPMESWAEVPMIAFFVDGAAMRRQATLKRTSWEPYAHAMDKVCFEEGFHVKHGEDIMRELATGSKAEQEMLQAAFEEWWPRIIQFFGPTDDKSTHHDFSADVGLKTMTNDELRNAFLNAYVPKAKKYGLEIPDEPRIRDNGDGTYEVVEDDLDWEEFFTIAKNDSPGSHEQIGKRSRTQEAVEWVRNSLDDWESASAGTTPQAAD from the coding sequence ATGGACATCGACGAGGTCAAAGAGCGCGCCGGACCGCGCGAATTCAGTCCGAAGGACGACCTCCCGGAGGAGTACCGGGAGGCCGCCACGCGGATGATACAGTTCCACGCGAACAGCGAGATAATGGGGGCGTATCTGGAGCGACCCTTCATCCGGCAGGCACCGAGTCTGGACCGGAAGCTGGCGTTCTCCGCGAAGGTGCAGGACGAGATCGGCCACGGCCAGCTTCTCTACCGGGCCGCCGAGTCGCTGGGGGTCAAGACCCGCGACGAGATGCTCGACGAACTCGCCGAGGGGAAAGGAAAGTTCCTCAACTGCTTCCACTACCCAATGGAGAGCTGGGCCGAGGTGCCGATGATCGCCTTCTTCGTCGACGGCGCGGCGATGCGCCGACAGGCCACCCTCAAGCGCACCAGCTGGGAGCCCTACGCCCACGCGATGGACAAGGTGTGCTTCGAGGAGGGGTTCCACGTCAAGCACGGCGAGGACATCATGCGCGAGCTGGCGACCGGGTCGAAAGCCGAACAGGAGATGCTTCAAGCGGCCTTCGAGGAGTGGTGGCCCCGCATCATCCAGTTCTTCGGCCCGACCGACGACAAGTCGACCCACCACGACTTCTCGGCCGACGTGGGGCTGAAGACGATGACCAACGACGAGCTCCGCAACGCCTTCCTCAACGCCTACGTCCCGAAGGCGAAGAAGTACGGGCTGGAGATTCCCGACGAGCCCCGCATCCGTGACAACGGCGACGGCACCTACGAGGTCGTCGAGGACGACCTCGACTGGGAGGAGTTCTTCACTATCGCGAAGAACGACTCGCCGGGGAGCCACGAGCAGATCGGCAAGCGGTCTCGCACACAGGAGGCCGTCGAGTGGGTCCGGAACAGCTTGGACGACTGGGAGAGCGCGAGCGCGGGAACCACCCCGCAGGCGGCCGACTGA
- a CDS encoding helix-turn-helix domain-containing protein, translated as MIDECLVVEFSVTGDDCPLAAATRETRTTIDARPPVLRADGNTLLRFSASSPADDLAGALDADDRIRYLHVSRTDSRTNFRCLSKHPCVVHELTDEGFMAESLRYREGVERYTGAVVGHDVLQGVLAAAAETVGVSLERVFPLGEEDDEAVAQRWDLTPAQEAALQTALSMGYFAVPRGATASEVAAELDISKSAFLERLRRGQATLFGQVFG; from the coding sequence ATGATAGACGAGTGTCTGGTCGTCGAGTTCAGCGTCACGGGCGACGACTGCCCGCTCGCGGCGGCCACCCGCGAGACCCGGACCACCATCGACGCGCGCCCGCCGGTACTCCGGGCCGACGGCAACACCCTCCTGCGCTTCTCGGCGTCTTCGCCCGCCGACGACCTCGCGGGCGCGCTCGACGCCGACGACCGCATCCGGTACCTCCACGTCTCCCGGACCGACAGCCGGACCAACTTCCGGTGCCTGTCGAAACACCCCTGCGTGGTCCACGAACTCACCGACGAGGGGTTCATGGCCGAGAGCCTGCGGTACCGCGAGGGCGTCGAGCGCTACACCGGCGCGGTGGTCGGCCACGACGTGCTACAGGGCGTGCTCGCCGCGGCGGCCGAGACGGTGGGCGTCTCGCTGGAGCGGGTCTTTCCGCTCGGCGAGGAGGACGACGAGGCGGTCGCCCAGCGGTGGGACCTCACGCCCGCTCAGGAGGCCGCCCTGCAGACCGCGCTCTCGATGGGCTACTTCGCGGTCCCGCGGGGGGCCACCGCGAGCGAGGTCGCCGCGGAACTGGACATCAGCAAGTCGGCGTTTCTGGAGCGCCTGCGCCGGGGGCAGGCGACGCTGTTCGGGCAGGTGTTCGGCTGA
- a CDS encoding UPF0058 family protein codes for MRKTELLYLHSLFGLLKRHLEAERAIGGPLEPYESLDVRPSHAHKSKDRHREAVVALASGIADELARNSKYAVDREGASAVTADSDEFP; via the coding sequence ATGCGGAAGACGGAACTCCTCTACCTCCACTCGCTGTTCGGACTGCTGAAGCGCCACCTCGAAGCCGAGAGAGCCATCGGCGGACCGCTGGAACCCTACGAGTCGCTGGACGTGCGGCCGTCCCACGCCCACAAGTCGAAGGACCGCCACCGGGAGGCGGTGGTCGCGCTCGCATCGGGCATCGCCGACGAACTCGCGCGCAATTCGAAGTACGCGGTCGACCGCGAGGGAGCGAGCGCGGTGACGGCCGACAGCGACGAATTCCCGTGA
- a CDS encoding PaaI family thioesterase, producing MDVESFFEEMPFADLLGVEVTEVGEGHAEGRVEMREELSWNADRMMAHGGVTFTLADTVGGAALVSLVDRPVPTIDMRIDYLEAGTGDLRAEADVVRCGGDVGVVDVDVFSQDETQIADARGVYKTG from the coding sequence ATGGACGTCGAGAGCTTCTTCGAGGAGATGCCGTTCGCCGACCTGCTCGGCGTTGAGGTGACCGAAGTCGGCGAGGGCCACGCCGAGGGCCGCGTCGAGATGCGCGAGGAGCTGTCGTGGAACGCCGACCGCATGATGGCCCACGGCGGCGTCACCTTCACGCTCGCCGACACCGTCGGCGGCGCGGCGCTGGTCTCGCTGGTCGACCGGCCGGTTCCGACCATCGACATGCGCATCGACTACCTCGAAGCCGGGACCGGCGACCTCCGCGCGGAGGCCGACGTGGTCCGTTGCGGCGGAGACGTTGGCGTCGTCGACGTGGACGTGTTTTCGCAGGACGAAACCCAGATCGCCGACGCGCGCGGTGTGTACAAGACGGGGTAA
- a CDS encoding enoyl-CoA hydratase/isomerase family protein → MNVTHDDGVRTVTFDRPEVMNAFTTDTAEELADVLADADPAELDAIVLTGEGGAFSAGGDIESMAEREETPEEAYERITETFGRVVEEALAARVPIVAKVNGDAVGAGLAIAAVSDFAYAVESATFSCAFVRVGLIPDTGGTFLLPRLVGLRTAKRLAFTGEFFPAEEAAEMGLINEVAGDEADLDEAVADLLDTLRERPTRTIGLAKRAIHENMGRGWKEAMDYENAVQSQAYGTAEHEEGVAAFLEGREPEFE, encoded by the coding sequence ATGAACGTCACCCACGACGACGGCGTCCGCACCGTCACCTTCGATCGACCCGAGGTCATGAACGCCTTCACGACGGACACCGCCGAGGAACTGGCAGACGTGCTGGCCGACGCCGACCCGGCGGAGCTCGACGCCATCGTCCTCACCGGCGAGGGCGGAGCGTTCAGCGCGGGCGGCGACATCGAGTCGATGGCCGAACGCGAGGAGACGCCCGAGGAAGCCTACGAGCGCATCACAGAGACGTTCGGGCGCGTGGTCGAGGAGGCCCTCGCCGCGCGGGTGCCCATCGTCGCGAAGGTCAACGGCGACGCGGTGGGCGCGGGGCTGGCCATCGCGGCGGTCTCGGACTTCGCCTACGCGGTCGAGTCGGCGACGTTCAGTTGCGCGTTCGTTCGCGTGGGGCTGATTCCCGACACCGGCGGCACCTTCCTCCTGCCGCGACTCGTGGGGCTCCGGACCGCCAAGCGATTGGCGTTCACCGGGGAGTTCTTCCCCGCGGAGGAGGCCGCCGAGATGGGCCTGATAAACGAGGTCGCGGGCGACGAGGCCGACCTCGACGAGGCGGTCGCCGACCTGCTCGACACCCTCCGGGAGCGTCCCACGAGGACCATCGGCCTCGCCAAGCGCGCCATCCACGAGAACATGGGGCGGGGCTGGAAGGAGGCGATGGACTACGAGAACGCGGTCCAGTCGCAGGCCTACGGCACCGCGGAACACGAGGAGGGCGTCGCGGCGTTTCTGGAGGGTCGCGAGCCCGAGTTCGAGTGA
- a CDS encoding DUF7344 domain-containing protein: MTDDVLRTDGGDGVENRAPVGRSPGVTDGLDTVFDLLSSSRRRYLLYYLAEVDEDVVELSAAVGAVGEYEATEPEAGGRSPREATRIALHHDHLPRLADAGVVDYDPRQGTVRLTGREGLSEWVEHARSRELE, encoded by the coding sequence ATGACCGACGATGTTTTGCGCACGGACGGGGGAGACGGAGTGGAGAACCGCGCGCCGGTGGGTCGTTCCCCGGGCGTCACCGACGGTCTCGATACCGTCTTCGACCTGCTGTCAAGCTCGCGGCGTCGCTACCTGCTCTACTATCTGGCCGAGGTCGACGAGGACGTGGTCGAACTCTCGGCCGCCGTCGGCGCGGTCGGCGAGTACGAAGCGACCGAACCGGAGGCGGGCGGCCGGTCGCCGCGAGAGGCGACTCGAATCGCGCTCCACCACGACCACCTCCCGCGACTCGCGGACGCGGGGGTCGTCGACTACGACCCCCGGCAGGGGACCGTCCGACTGACGGGCCGTGAGGGACTGTCCGAGTGGGTCGAACACGCTCGGTCGCGGGAGTTGGAGTGA
- a CDS encoding amidohydrolase family protein, with the protein MPELSVLADHPDDYPIVDTHCHQPTEEFLHAAGGQMMKDAAERFGTDLETDTYENLVEEYHEAGIGRAVLLGWDAETNTGNPPVPNDYVAEVRDDHEDFFVGFASVDPLKDDCVEEAERAVKDLDLKGFKFQQIAQGFDPSDPEHEELFATIEDLGVPVVFHGGNSTLGACAPGGRGLKIKYGNPMLIDDVAAEHPDLQILIAHPAFPWEKEQLAICQQKGNVYMDLSGWMPRYIDEQVLHYAKSLLKDKVMFGTDYPMLEPGPWLDQFAELDFPEEVQRKILWENAEEFLGL; encoded by the coding sequence ATGCCAGAACTCTCCGTACTCGCCGACCACCCCGACGACTACCCCATCGTCGACACCCACTGCCACCAGCCGACCGAGGAGTTCCTCCACGCGGCGGGCGGCCAGATGATGAAGGACGCCGCCGAGCGGTTCGGCACGGACCTCGAAACCGACACCTACGAGAACCTCGTCGAGGAGTACCACGAGGCCGGAATCGGCCGGGCGGTCCTGCTCGGGTGGGACGCCGAGACCAACACCGGCAATCCGCCCGTGCCCAACGACTACGTCGCTGAGGTGCGAGACGACCACGAGGACTTCTTCGTCGGGTTCGCCAGCGTCGACCCCCTCAAGGACGACTGCGTCGAGGAGGCCGAGCGCGCGGTGAAGGACCTCGACCTCAAGGGGTTCAAATTCCAGCAGATCGCGCAGGGCTTCGACCCGAGCGACCCCGAACACGAGGAGCTGTTCGCGACCATCGAGGACCTCGGCGTGCCGGTGGTCTTCCACGGCGGTAACTCCACGCTCGGCGCGTGTGCGCCGGGCGGACGGGGCCTGAAGATCAAGTACGGCAATCCGATGCTCATAGACGACGTGGCGGCCGAGCACCCCGACCTCCAGATACTCATCGCTCACCCCGCGTTCCCGTGGGAGAAAGAACAGCTCGCCATCTGCCAGCAGAAGGGCAACGTCTACATGGACCTCTCGGGGTGGATGCCCCGGTACATCGACGAGCAGGTGCTCCACTACGCCAAGAGCCTGCTCAAGGACAAGGTGATGTTCGGCACCGACTACCCGATGCTCGAACCCGGCCCGTGGCTCGACCAGTTCGCGGAACTCGACTTCCCCGAGGAGGTCCAGCGAAAGATCCTGTGGGAGAACGCCGAGGAGTTCCTCGGGCTGTAG
- a CDS encoding MaoC/PaaZ C-terminal domain-containing protein codes for MPYSYTPHHFEDFEEGQTFESVGRTVTEYDFVMHSAFSGDWTELHTNAEYADGEYFGERVAHGPMTFILATGFVYRCGFLERTVLAFLGMNYMDIPNPVYMDDTISLDMEVTETKEISSRDDSGLVVIDTTMTNQEDTVVFEGDMKFLIKKEDA; via the coding sequence ATGCCCTACAGCTACACGCCCCACCACTTCGAGGACTTCGAGGAGGGCCAGACCTTCGAGAGCGTCGGCCGGACCGTCACCGAGTACGACTTCGTGATGCACTCTGCGTTCTCGGGCGACTGGACCGAACTCCACACCAACGCCGAGTACGCCGACGGCGAGTACTTCGGCGAGCGCGTGGCCCACGGCCCGATGACGTTCATCCTCGCGACGGGGTTCGTCTACCGGTGTGGCTTCCTCGAACGCACCGTGCTGGCGTTCCTCGGGATGAACTACATGGACATCCCGAACCCGGTGTACATGGACGACACCATCTCGCTGGACATGGAGGTCACCGAGACGAAGGAGATTTCGAGTCGTGACGACTCCGGACTCGTGGTTATCGATACGACCATGACGAATCAGGAGGACACCGTGGTGTTCGAAGGGGACATGAAGTTCCTCATCAAGAAGGAAGACGCCTAA
- the paaI gene encoding hydroxyphenylacetyl-CoA thioesterase PaaI: MTDVPDEVRERIESDPFCETLGVELADLGPGTARTRLTVTDGLLNFHGTPHGGAIYALADAAFAAASNAEGETALAMETNVSYFEAVAVGETLTAEAEEVHARGRTAAYRVAVTDEGGDPVATFRGRVYRPEA, encoded by the coding sequence ATGACCGACGTACCCGACGAGGTGCGCGAGCGAATCGAGTCTGACCCCTTCTGCGAGACGCTCGGCGTCGAACTCGCCGACCTCGGACCCGGGACCGCGCGCACTCGGCTCACGGTCACCGACGGCCTCCTGAACTTCCACGGGACGCCCCACGGCGGCGCGATCTACGCGCTGGCCGACGCGGCGTTCGCGGCCGCGTCGAACGCCGAGGGCGAGACCGCGCTCGCGATGGAGACCAACGTCTCGTACTTCGAGGCGGTCGCGGTCGGCGAGACCCTGACCGCGGAGGCCGAGGAGGTCCACGCCCGCGGCCGGACCGCCGCCTACCGGGTCGCGGTCACCGACGAGGGCGGCGACCCGGTCGCGACCTTCCGCGGCCGGGTGTATCGGCCCGAGGCGTGA
- the paaK gene encoding phenylacetate--CoA ligase PaaK has product MPYSDIETASRGELRDLQDERLAETVEHAYENVDFYREALDEAGVAPEDVEGVEDLSKLPFTTKEDFRDEYPDGLFAVDDGELRRIHASSGTTGKPKIVAYTEGDLGVWKEVMARSLSAAGVRPGDTVQNAYGYGLFTGGLGFHDGVEELGATVIPTGGGNTARQLDMLRDLDSDALACTPSYCLYLAEAAEDRMMDVRDLPLSRVIIGAEPFTDPMREEIERALGVTALDVYGLSEIIGPGVAIECEEAQEGLHVWEDHFYPEIVDPQTGEPLPEGEEGELVLTTLTKEALPVLRYRTGDITSLNYETCECGRTAVRMGNVTGRADDLLIVRGVNVYPSQIEEVMLDLGDVAPYYRIDLYREDTLDRMEITVEHHEDFRGTPEELREDIESELRDVLEVTPDEVEVVEPGAIERTEVGKVKRVYDHR; this is encoded by the coding sequence ATGCCCTACAGCGACATCGAGACGGCGTCGCGCGGCGAGCTCCGGGACCTCCAGGACGAGCGACTCGCCGAGACGGTCGAGCACGCCTACGAGAACGTCGACTTCTACCGCGAGGCGCTCGACGAGGCGGGCGTCGCGCCCGAGGACGTGGAGGGCGTCGAGGACCTCTCGAAGCTGCCGTTCACGACCAAGGAGGACTTCCGCGACGAGTACCCCGACGGCCTGTTCGCGGTCGACGACGGGGAGCTCCGGCGGATTCACGCCTCCTCGGGCACCACCGGCAAGCCCAAGATCGTCGCCTACACCGAGGGCGACCTGGGCGTCTGGAAGGAGGTGATGGCCCGGTCGCTGTCCGCCGCGGGAGTTCGGCCCGGCGACACCGTTCAGAACGCCTACGGCTACGGGCTGTTCACGGGCGGGCTGGGCTTCCACGACGGCGTCGAGGAGCTGGGCGCGACCGTCATCCCGACCGGCGGGGGCAACACCGCCCGCCAGCTCGACATGCTCCGGGACCTCGACAGCGACGCGCTCGCGTGTACGCCCTCCTACTGCCTCTATCTGGCGGAGGCCGCCGAGGACCGGATGATGGACGTTCGAGACCTCCCGCTGTCTCGCGTCATCATCGGAGCCGAACCGTTCACCGACCCCATGCGCGAGGAGATAGAGCGCGCGCTGGGCGTGACCGCGCTCGACGTGTACGGCCTCTCGGAGATCATCGGACCCGGCGTCGCCATCGAGTGCGAGGAGGCTCAGGAGGGCCTTCACGTCTGGGAGGACCACTTCTACCCCGAAATCGTCGACCCCCAGACCGGCGAACCCCTGCCCGAGGGCGAGGAGGGCGAACTCGTCCTGACCACGCTCACCAAGGAGGCCCTGCCGGTCCTGCGCTACCGGACCGGCGACATCACGTCGCTGAACTACGAGACCTGCGAGTGCGGGCGCACCGCGGTCCGGATGGGCAACGTGACCGGCCGGGCCGACGACCTGCTCATCGTCCGCGGGGTCAACGTCTACCCGAGCCAGATAGAGGAGGTGATGCTCGACCTCGGCGACGTGGCTCCCTACTACCGAATCGACCTCTACCGGGAGGACACCCTCGACCGGATGGAGATAACGGTCGAACACCACGAGGACTTCCGGGGCACCCCCGAGGAGCTACGGGAGGACATCGAGTCCGAACTCCGCGACGTGCTCGAAGTCACGCCCGACGAGGTCGAGGTGGTCGAACCCGGCGCGATAGAGCGCACCGAGGTCGGGAAAGTCAAGCGCGTGTACGACCACCGGTAG
- a CDS encoding YeiH family protein, producing MATLRSLAPGLAFLAVVGGVARGVGAVTPLHELLAAILLGAVVANAVGVPAVFRPGASTYKLWLEAGIVLMGVRISLDAVVASGPALVLTVVGAVALALGVAEALARGPFGLPDRLGSLLAAGASVCGVSAVVAVAGAIRADETDVAYATSTVLAFDALTLFAYPTVGHLLGLPDRVFGVWAGVSMFSTGPVTAAGFAHSPVAGEWATLTKLARNALLGGIVVVYSLVYAESRDTVRVDETGDPRTEAEADSGATAGPTTSLRELWDGFPKFVLGFVSLVLLASLGAFGPVEVARLRLASEVAFLAAFAGLGTSIDVRELRGTGLRPVALVAATLAVVSVASLAVASAVF from the coding sequence ATGGCGACGCTCCGCTCGCTCGCGCCCGGACTCGCCTTCCTCGCGGTCGTCGGCGGAGTCGCCCGCGGAGTCGGCGCGGTCACCCCGCTGCACGAACTGCTGGCCGCCATCCTGCTGGGCGCGGTCGTCGCCAACGCGGTGGGGGTTCCGGCGGTGTTCCGACCGGGCGCGTCGACGTACAAGCTCTGGCTCGAAGCCGGTATCGTCCTCATGGGCGTGCGCATCTCGCTCGACGCCGTGGTGGCCTCCGGGCCCGCGCTCGTCCTCACGGTCGTCGGGGCCGTCGCGCTCGCGCTCGGGGTCGCGGAGGCGCTCGCGCGCGGCCCGTTCGGACTCCCGGACAGGCTCGGTTCGCTGCTCGCGGCCGGGGCGAGCGTCTGCGGCGTCTCGGCGGTGGTCGCGGTCGCCGGGGCGATACGCGCCGACGAGACCGACGTCGCGTACGCCACCAGCACCGTGCTGGCGTTCGACGCGCTCACCCTCTTCGCGTACCCCACGGTCGGCCACCTGCTCGGCCTCCCCGACCGGGTGTTCGGCGTCTGGGCGGGCGTCAGCATGTTCAGCACCGGTCCGGTGACCGCCGCGGGGTTCGCCCACTCTCCGGTCGCCGGAGAGTGGGCGACGCTGACCAAGCTGGCGCGGAACGCCCTGCTGGGCGGTATCGTGGTGGTCTACTCGCTGGTCTACGCCGAGAGCCGGGATACCGTGCGAGTCGACGAGACGGGCGACCCGAGAACCGAAGCCGAAGCCGACTCGGGGGCCACTGCGGGACCGACGACCTCGCTACGCGAACTCTGGGACGGCTTCCCGAAGTTCGTCCTCGGGTTCGTCTCGCTCGTCCTGCTGGCCAGCCTCGGCGCGTTCGGCCCCGTCGAGGTGGCCCGGCTCCGACTGGCCTCGGAGGTCGCGTTCCTCGCGGCGTTCGCGGGCCTCGGGACCAGCATCGACGTGCGGGAACTCCGCGGGACCGGGCTCCGCCCGGTCGCGCTCGTCGCGGCGACGCTCGCGGTCGTGAGCGTCGCCTCGCTGGCGGTGGCGAGCGCGGTCTTCTGA